tttttttattccaTTCCATAGATGTGGTGTGTAAAGAATGCGTCTTGTCTCCATCACCTGTGTTCCTATCGAGAACATACGAATGTATTCCACTTGTGTAGTGTAGGATCTTACTTCTTTGGTAAAGTAGCATCTTCATTTCATACGCTGTTTGATCCAGATGGGGGAGCTGTTCTAGTAGCCAAGTCTCTTTGAATGTCTAGTAgcctattttttatatttacaacaATACTTTTAAACTGTGAAATCTTGTGTGgcaatatttatttgttttagttatCTCGTACGATTGTTATGAGTAAATTTTTGCAGGAGCTTGTTATTCAATGGGCCTGCGCGATAATCACTCATGCATTGAGAACGCCACTAAGAACTCTTGTCCTGTCTGTTATGAGGTTTGTCCGTCCAAATTGGAATTTAGTTCTAGATGGTCTTAGTAGAGTGTACTTCATCATGTtaatttattcttcttcttttttttttatgatttgttcAACCTGGACAGTTTTTATTTGATTCCGTAAAAGCTGCACATGTCATGAGATGTGGCCATACTATGCATATGGGTTGCTTCAAACAAATGATCACTGAACAACAGTAATTAATAACTTCTCCTTTGATCTCTAAGACATTCCTTATGGTTTATTATGCATACcactaatctctctctctctctctctctgtctcagGTACCGATGCCCAATTTGCTACAAGTCAATGATGGATATGTCTTCTTCATGGCAACTATTAGATGCCGAGGTAACAGTCACAATTTTGTATACCCTATTAAATGAGGTAAAAGACTTACCAGCTTTCTCTTTTACAGATAAGGGCAACAGAGATGCCTAGTGAATATAACTATGAGGTAATAATATCTATGAATCAAACCCcctgtttttatttcttttttatccATCTTTTAGCATGACTAAGAAACTGTTTGCAGATTGAAATTCTTTGCAATGACTGCAATAAGAGCAGCAAAGCTATGTTCCACATTCTGGGGCACAAGTGCGCGCATTGTGGTTCTTACAACACTCGCAGGATCTCAGCTCCACAAGACCCACCCCCGCAAGGTGAAACAGAGcgacaagtttctgaacctagAGAATAAGCAAGCTATTCTTGATTGGTTCAACCATAAGAGTTATACGGCTCTGTGTTTTGCTTGTTACATAAAGTGATCCGGCAGGCAAACCACCATTAGGTTTGGATTGCAGGTTTTAGTCACATGAATGTTTGTAATTGGTCCCAGTTGCTTTCACCAACTACGGTTTTCTTATGAAGTGTGAAAAACAGGAGGAACtattcaaaaatcaaaactaattgaacATGGCATTTCGCGCAAAAAGTCTGAACGGTTTTCTTATAAATGTAAGCCCAGCCTTTTTTTCTCTATGTGTCAGAAAACAAAACAGGAAGACAACAGTTCTGAACAGATTTGGGAAACCAGTTGACAATATAGTGTTATTAAAAGACTTATTCCTATATCAAACGCTGCTAGGAGATTTTCTATTCCATGCTAGGTAGAAATTAGGGGTGGGTAATCAAAATACCTGCACAGTTTCTAACCGGACAGATGAGATTGGCAAAGACGGACCGACAGAAAAAAAGACATTTGAAATGATTGATACAAAGATTCAAACAAGTAGAACAGTTACATTTTTGGCAATTgtcttttaaaaaatcttttatcATCCTCTTGAAGAAAATAATACCTcaccaggatctctcactaAGTAGACAAACATACAGacaacaatataaaaatacaaaggtCTCTcagatctctttctctctctctctctcctcacttATCCAGTGATCCTGAGCTTGGTTGGTTATATGAAGCAGCAGCCCATAATTAAATTAATGGAGGCCcagctatctctctctctctcgtattCCTAAACAGGAACAATTTATATAGGAGATGATGAACTTGGATTAATGAAAAAATGTACCTCGTTTATATCTATAACCCGTTAGTAGTGATGATTTGCCTGGAAAACCTCATTGCTGAGTGTTGTTGGTCCATGTTCCAGACGAAACCAGGCATGTCAAACCGAGGACCCGCCACTGTTCGGTATATGAACACTCTTTCAACAGGGCAGCTCTCGGGTCTCGAGTCAGGCGGACCCCTTTCATCGATCACTTCCACATTGAGCTTTGGCATCTTCTGTCCTAATAACTTGCAGGCTCCA
The nucleotide sequence above comes from Brassica napus cultivar Da-Ae chromosome A9, Da-Ae, whole genome shotgun sequence. Encoded proteins:
- the LOC106375235 gene encoding E3 ubiquitin-protein ligase MIEL1, whose protein sequence is MGGASASLLHPMDTDSAIPRDRDFGRSQFGCEHYKRRCKIRAPCCNLIFPCRHCHNDAANALPDPKERHDLVRQNVKQVICSVCEAEQEVAQVCSNCGVCMGEYFCNICKFFDDETSKEQFHCDDCGICRVGGRDNFFHCQSCGACYSMGLRDNHSCIENATKNSCPVCYEFLFDSVKAAHVMRCGHTMHMGCFKQMITEQQYRCPICYKSMMDMSSSWQLLDAEIRATEMPSEYNYEIEILCNDCNKSSKAMFHILGHKCAHCGSYNTRRISAPQDPPPQGETERQVSEPRE